The Tautonia plasticadhaerens nucleotide sequence GTCCCCCGGCGGTAGGGCCGATCATCCCCCGACCTCGGCGCCGAGGCCGAGGCACCGGTCCAGGTAACCCCGGAGCCTCCCCGCATCCGGGGGGCGGCACCGAAAGCCGAGGTGGCCGTCGGGTCGGACCAGCAGCAGGCCCGGCCCCGGGCAGCCGAGGAGTCGGTGGATCCGGCCGTCGGGATCCTCGATCGAGGAAGATGGCGTGGGGACCGCATCGTCCGGCATCCCGCCGGGGCCGACGACCGGGACGACCCGGACGATCTCCCCGAAGCGACCGGCCGCGAGGTCGAGCACGGCCCGGATCGACTCGCCGGCGGCGGCCGACGGCGGCTCGATCCCCGGCAGGAGGAACAGGGTGAACCAGGGTCCCCGGGCGTGGTCGAGCAGCCCCCCGGAGGCCCCCGAAGGGAGGTCGGGCAGCCGGTCGCCGGGCCGGGGGCCGTCCCCTCGGTCGAGGGGATGGGGGGGCCACTCCTCGATCGAGAGCGGGCCGCCTCGGTACGTCACCTCCAGGTCGGCCACGGAGCGGATCAGCCTCCGGTGCAGCGGGGGGATGCGGACCAGAGTCGCGACGGCCGAGTCCCGGGCCCATCGGGCCAGGGGGTTGCGGAGGGTGACCACCCGGGTCGCCCGGTCGGTCGCGGCGAGGACGGCCTCGGCCACCGGGCGTCGTTCGGCGTCGTACGAGTCGAGCAGGGTGTCGGGCGCCTCCCCCCGGGCCACCAGGGCGAGCTTCCAGGAGAGGTTGAACGCATCCTGGACCCCGGTGTTCAGGCCCTGGCCGCCGACCGGGCTGTGGATGTGCGCCGCGTCCCCGGCCACCAGGCAGCGGCCGATTCGGAGCCGGCCGACCGCCCGGCGGTGGATGCGGAAGGCGGAGGTCCAGGTCGCCGGGCCCATCGAGGTCGCCGGGACGGGAGAATACCTGCGGAGCAGGTCGTCGAACCGGCCGACGATCGCCGCCGGCTCGTCCGAATCGAGCCGAGCGGTGGTGTCAATCAGCCGCCAGGCCCGCTCCCGGGGCATCGGCAAGGCCGGGACGACCCCCTCGGGGGTGAGCATCAGGTGGCCGTGGTCCCGGGGCAGGTCCCAGTCGATCTCGACGTCGGCCAGCAGGAATCGTTCGGGATTCGAGGTCCCCTCGAACCGCAGCCCGAGCGCCTCCCGCACCGTGCTCCGGGCGCCGTCGCAGCCGACGAGCCACCCGGCCCGAGCCTTCTCGATGCGGCCGTCATCGGCGGTCAACCCGGCGTCCACCCCCCCGCCATCCTGGCCCAGCCCCGAGAGCCTCGTCCCCCATTCCACCCGCCCCCCCAGCGCCTCGAGCCGGTCGATCAGGGCCCGCTCGGTGGCCCCCTGCGGGATCGAGAGGATGAACGGGTACCTCGTCTCCCCCTCCAGGGGACTCGCGTCGAGCCGGAACCGGGGCCGTCGGCCCCGCCAGGCCACCAGGCCCCGGATTTCCAGGCCGCCGGCCACCAGGGTGTCGGCGACCCCGAGGGCCTCGAAGATCTCCATCGTCCGGGCCTGGAGGCCGAGGGCCCGGGACTCCCCCTCCGGCGTCGGCCCGGCTCCCGAGTCGACGACCCGACACGAGACGCCCAGCCGGCGGAGCGAACACGCCAGCGCCAGGCCGACCGGCCCGGCGCCGACGATCAGCACCGGCACGACCTCCACACCGCCCGACGCCTCATCCCGGTTCGGCATGTCCCACCTCGATCGGACCGAAGATCGGAGCACCGGAGGGATCACTCGAAGAACCGGGAGACCGACTCGTCGAACCCGGGCAAGTAGGGATCTCCCCCGAGTCGCTGGCGGACGTTGTGCATCACCGGCTCCTCCCCGGGGCGGTGGACCCGGATCGTGCGGAAGTCGGGGTCGACCTCCCAGACGACCACGCCGGCCTCGAGGTACAGCGCGATCTTCTCGACGAGGTCCTCGTGGGTGTCCGAAGGAGAGAGGATCTCGACCGCCAGCGCCGGGGGGCCGTCGTAGTAGGGTCGGCCCGGATCGGTGGCCGCGATCAGCTCGGGGGGAGCATAGGCGACATCGATCCCGACGAAGGTTTCCGGCTCCTGGCGGATCCGGAAGCCCGCCTCCCCGCTGTGGACCCGTCCCCTCGGCTCGGGCTGGCGGTCGAGCCAGCCCTTGAGAAGGTAGGCGATATTCGCCTCGACCCCGCTGTGGGACCGGTTCCGTCGCGTCATGGGGGTTTCCCTCAGCTCTCCCCGGATCAGCTCGCGACGGACGCCGTCGTCGGGCATCGCGATCAGGTCGTCGGCGGTGGGGGTCCGCGACTTCGTCGAGGCGGGGGCGGTCGTGGTGCTCATGGCGTCGCCTGGTTCTCGTCGGGGGCCGTCGCTGAGGGCGAGGAGACGGATCGGGTGTCCTCTGGGGCGGGTTCCGGGGGGCCTTGAAGGCGTCCCCCTCGGGGGTGAGGCTGGTCGGGCCCTCCCGACACGATCGCTCCCGATTCCGCCCATTCGACGACGGGGGACGGCGTCGGCGAGGGCGCGAGCCGGGGGTAGGCGACCAGGACCACGCTCGACAGCCAGGAGGCGATCCAGGCCCAGCCGAGCAGCCGGCCCGCCCGGTCCCTCCAGGAAGGCGAAGGCCGCCACCTCCGGCAGAGGGCGAGCAACCCCCATCCGATCGCCACCGCCAGCCCCTCGGCGCCGATGCCGAAGAAGGCCCGACTCTCGACGTACCACCACGGTGTCTCGCCCGAGAGCAGGCCGAGGGCGACCGCCATGGCCGACTGGACCAGGAGCACGGCCGAGACGATCAGGGCGGCGAGCACCCCCGGCCGGTGGAGCGACTCGGCCCGGGTCGGGCGGGGGGGGTGGACCAGCGAGCAGAGCAGGGCTAGTGTCGGCGGCACCAGCAGGACGATCGACACCCAACGAAAGGAGAATGCGGGGCGGAGCACCCGGGCATGGGGACCCGCCCGGGGCAGGAACCCGACGTATTCGCTGAACCTGGGGGGCGTGTCGGCCCAGGCCCGGAACCAGGCGACCGAGACGGCCGCCGCGCCGCTCGCCAGCATCAGTTCCAGCGCGACCGGCCCCCGACGGGGCCGGTCGCCGTCCGGGTCCCCCGGCATGGCTCACCCCCTCAGGCCGAGGGAGACGTACTTCGTCTCCAGGTAGGCCTCAAGGCCCTCGATGCCCAGCTCCCGGCCCAGGCCCGACTGCTTCATCCCGCCGAAGGGGCACTGCGGGGTCGCCGGCACCGGGTCGTTGATGCCGATGATCCCGGCCTCCAGCCCCTCGGCCATCCTCGTGGCGACGGTCAGGTCGTTGGTGAAGACATACGCGGCCAGCCCGTACGGGGTGTCGTTGGCGGCCTTGATCACCTCGTCGACCTGGGAGAAGCTCAACAGCGGCATGACCGGGGAGAACGGCTCCTCGGTCATCAGCCGCATCGACCCGTCCACGTCCCGCAGCACGGTCGGCTCGAAGAAGTACCCCTTCTCGAACCGGCTCGGCCGCCCGCCGCCGGTGAGGATCGAGGCCCCCCGGGTCCTGGCGTCCTCGATCAGCTCCATGGTCTTGTCCAGCCCCTGCTGGGCGAACATCGGCCCGACGGCCACCCCCTCCTCCCAGCCGGGGCCGAGCTTCAGGCGTTTCGTCTCCTCGACCGCCGCCTCGGTGAACTGCTCCGAGAGCGACTCGTGGACGAAGAACCGAGACGGCGAGACGCAGACCTGCCCGTTGTTGCGGAACTTGCCGATGACGGCGGCCTTGGCCACCTGCTCCACGTCGGCGTCCTCGAAGACGATGAGGGGGGCGTGGCCGCCCAGCTCCAGGCTCAGGCGCTTCACGCCGTCGGCCGACTTGCGGATCAGCTCCTTCCCGACCCGGGTCGATCCGGTGAAGCTGACCTTGCCCACCTCGGGGCGGGCGAAGAAGGCGTCGGCGATCCCCCGGGCGTCCCCCATCACCAGGTTCGCCACGCCGGGGGGGCAGCCGGCCTCCTCCAGGCACTCGAACATGGCGATCAGCACCAGGGGGGTCTGGTCGGCCGGCCGGCTGACCACCGTGCAGCCGACCGCCAGCGCCGGGGCGATCTTCCGGCTCGGCAGGGCCGCGGGGAAGTTCCAGGGCGTGATCGTGCCCACCACGCCGACCGGGTGCGAGATGGCGAAGTGTCGCTTGCCCGCCACCGCCGGGGGGATGACACGGCCGTAGGAGCGCTTGGCCTCCTCGGCGAACCACTCGAAGGTGGCGGCGGTGTGCAGGACCTCGCCCCGGGCCTCGGGGACGGGCTTGCCCTGCTCCAGGGTGAGGGCCCGGCCGATCGCGTCGGCCCGCTCCCGGAGCAGGTCGGCGGTCCGCTTGAGGACCTCGGCCCGCTCGTAGGCCGTCTTCGCTCGCCAGGCGGGCAGGGCCTTCGCGGCGGCGTCGATGGCACGCTCGGCGTCGGCCCGGCCGCCGAAGGCGACCTCGGTGATGGTCGATTCGTCGGCCGGGTTGGTCACGGCCAGCCGGCCGCCGTCGGCGGCGTCGCACCACGTGCCGTCGATGTACATCTGGGTGCGGGTCGGGACGGTCAATTCGGGGGCGGCGGCCGTCGTCATCGTGTCACCTCGGTGGGGCGTCGGCGGGAGCCGTCGGTGGCGTTCCGGCGGGGTCGAGGGCGGGTCCTCCGGCCTGCCCGGCCCGGGGCAGAGCGGGAGGAGATCCGGGCGGTCGCGACCCGCTCCCACCTTACCCGGGCCGATCGGCCCGTTGCAATCGACCCGGGCTCCCGGTCCCCGGAGGGGCCCCGTCCCGTCCCGCATCCTCGCGTGCGTATGGGCGGGCGCG carries:
- a CDS encoding FAD-dependent monooxygenase gives rise to the protein MPNRDEASGGVEVVPVLIVGAGPVGLALACSLRRLGVSCRVVDSGAGPTPEGESRALGLQARTMEIFEALGVADTLVAGGLEIRGLVAWRGRRPRFRLDASPLEGETRYPFILSIPQGATERALIDRLEALGGRVEWGTRLSGLGQDGGGVDAGLTADDGRIEKARAGWLVGCDGARSTVREALGLRFEGTSNPERFLLADVEIDWDLPRDHGHLMLTPEGVVPALPMPRERAWRLIDTTARLDSDEPAAIVGRFDDLLRRYSPVPATSMGPATWTSAFRIHRRAVGRLRIGRCLVAGDAAHIHSPVGGQGLNTGVQDAFNLSWKLALVARGEAPDTLLDSYDAERRPVAEAVLAATDRATRVVTLRNPLARWARDSAVATLVRIPPLHRRLIRSVADLEVTYRGGPLSIEEWPPHPLDRGDGPRPGDRLPDLPSGASGGLLDHARGPWFTLFLLPGIEPPSAAAGESIRAVLDLAAGRFGEIVRVVPVVGPGGMPDDAVPTPSSSIEDPDGRIHRLLGCPGPGLLLVRPDGHLGFRCRPPDAGRLRGYLDRCLGLGAEVGG
- a CDS encoding Uma2 family endonuclease, whose protein sequence is MSTTTAPASTKSRTPTADDLIAMPDDGVRRELIRGELRETPMTRRNRSHSGVEANIAYLLKGWLDRQPEPRGRVHSGEAGFRIRQEPETFVGIDVAYAPPELIAATDPGRPYYDGPPALAVEILSPSDTHEDLVEKIALYLEAGVVVWEVDPDFRTIRVHRPGEEPVMHNVRQRLGGDPYLPGFDESVSRFFE
- a CDS encoding NAD-dependent succinate-semialdehyde dehydrogenase; the encoded protein is MTTAAAPELTVPTRTQMYIDGTWCDAADGGRLAVTNPADESTITEVAFGGRADAERAIDAAAKALPAWRAKTAYERAEVLKRTADLLRERADAIGRALTLEQGKPVPEARGEVLHTAATFEWFAEEAKRSYGRVIPPAVAGKRHFAISHPVGVVGTITPWNFPAALPSRKIAPALAVGCTVVSRPADQTPLVLIAMFECLEEAGCPPGVANLVMGDARGIADAFFARPEVGKVSFTGSTRVGKELIRKSADGVKRLSLELGGHAPLIVFEDADVEQVAKAAVIGKFRNNGQVCVSPSRFFVHESLSEQFTEAAVEETKRLKLGPGWEEGVAVGPMFAQQGLDKTMELIEDARTRGASILTGGGRPSRFEKGYFFEPTVLRDVDGSMRLMTEEPFSPVMPLLSFSQVDEVIKAANDTPYGLAAYVFTNDLTVATRMAEGLEAGIIGINDPVPATPQCPFGGMKQSGLGRELGIEGLEAYLETKYVSLGLRG